GTTCATCAAGGACTTGGAGACGATCAAGATCCGGAGCGCCGTCGTCCAGGGCCGCAAGGTCGACGTCGAGGGCGTGAAGGCCCTGGCGAAGATGCCGGGTCTGCCGGAGCTGCGTGGTCAGCTGCTGGGGATGCTGACCCAGCCGGCGGGCAACCTGGTCCGGATGCTGGCGGCCCCCGGGCAGCAGCTGGCGCGAGTCCTCCAGGCCAACGCCGACAAGGGCGAGGCCAAGTAACCGTATCGAGAAGCATTTCCACTACCAACCCTCCGGCCTTTCGTCCCCTCGGGGCCCCTGGCCGGTTAGATGAAATCAGAAGGAAGAATCCACAATGGCTGCAGACATCAACGCGCTGATTGACCAGCTCTCCCAGCTCACCGTCATGGAGGCGGCGAACCTGGTGAAGGAGCTCGAGAAGAAGTGGGGCGTCTCCGCCGCCGCCGTCGCCGTGGCCCCTGGCCCCGGTGGTGGTGGTGCTACCACCGCGGCTCCCGCCGAGGAGAAGACGGAGTTCACGGTCGTTCTGGCCAACGCCGGCGCGAACAAGATCAACGTCATCAAGGAGATCCGCGCGATCACCGGCCTGGGCCTGAAGGAGGCCAAGGACCTGGTCGAGGGCGCGCCCAAGACGGTCAAGGAGGGCGTCAACAAGGACGACGCCAAGAAGATCAAGGACCAGCTCACCGCGGCTGGCGCCACCGTCGAAGTGAAGTAGTTCCCCTCAGGACAGGGGGCGCCTGGTTTGGGAAGTTTCCAGGCGCCTACCTGACCGGATGAGCAGGCCGGCGCTCCCCTGGAGGGGGTGCCGGCTTTGCCCATTTGAAGATTCCAAATTTCCCGACGCCACCGCGCGTTACTGAAGTTTGCCCGCCCGAGCAGTGCCCGTCCCCGGAGAACGAATGCCGACGCAGATCCAGAACAACTTCCGCGTGCGGAAGACCTTCGCGAAGATCGCGAAGATCATCGACATTCCCAATCTCATCAACATCCAGAAGCAGTCCTACGAAAAGTTCCTCCAGGCCGATATCGCCCCGGAGAAGCGCGAGGACATCGGACTTCAGGGTGTCTTCAAGTCGGTGTTTCCGATCCGTGACTTCAACGAGACGTCTTCGCTGGAGTTCGTCAGCTACCACCTGGAGAAGCCCAAGTACGACGTTGATGAGTGCCACCAGCGCGGCATGACGTACTCCGCGCCCATCAAGGTCGTCGTCCGCCTGGTTGTCTGGGACAAGGACGAGGAGACCGGTGCCCAGTCGATTCGCGACGTGAAGGAGCAGGAGGTCTACTTCGGCGAAATCCCGCTGATGACCCAGAACGGTACCTTCATCATCAACGGTACCGAGCGCGTGGTGGTCAGCCAGCTGCACCGCAGCCCGGGCGCCTTCTTCGACCACGACAAGGGCAAGAGCCACTCGTCTGGCAAGCTGCTCTACAACGCCCGCATCATCCCGTACCGCGGCTCGTGGATCGACTTCGAGTTCGACCACAAGGACCTGCTGTACGTGCGCATCGACCGGCGCCGCAAGCTGCCGGCCACGGTGCTCATCCGCGCGCTGGGCGCGGTGGCGGACACCGCCAAGAAGAACCCGCTCGAGTTCAAGGGCTCCACCGAGGAGATCCTGAACTACTACTACGCCACCGAGACGATCTACCTGCACAGCGGCACCGAGTTCGAGAAGTCCGTGGAGCTCGAGCTGCTGCCCGGTCAGCGCGCCACCCGCGACATCAAGACCAAGACGGGCGACCTCATCGTCAAGAAGAACCGCAAGTTCACCCGCGCCGCCATCAAGAAGCTCGAGGCGGCGAAGATGAAGACGCTGCCCATCGACGCGGACGAGCTCTTCACCAAGGTGTCCGCCTACGACGTGGTGGACGAGAACACCGGCGTGGTCGTCCTCGAGTGCAACGAGGAGGTCAGCCAGGAGAAGGTGGAGGATCTCCTCAAGGCCGGCATCAAGGAGTTCAAGGTCCTGTTCATCGACAACCTCAACGTGGGTCCGTACCTGCGTGAGACGCTGATGATGGACAAGATCGAGACCCCCGAGCAGGCGATCATGGAGATCTACCGCCGCCTGCGCCCGGGCGATCCTCCGACGCCCGAGACGGCCACCAACCTCTTCAGCAACCTGTTCTTCAACCCCGAGCGCTACGACCTGTCCAAGGTCGGCCGCCTCAAGCTGAACTTCAAGTTCGGCCTCGAGGAGCCGCTCGACGGTCAGATCCTCACCAAGCGCGACATCCTCGAGGTCATCCGCTACCTGGTGGACCTCAAGAACGGGAAGGGCGCGATCGACGACATCGATCACCTGGGCAACCGGCGCGTGCGCGCGGTGGGCGAGCTGCTCGAGAACCAGTACCGCATCGGTCTGGTCCGCATGGAGCGCGCGATCAAGGAGCGCATGAGCCTCCAGGAGATCGAGACGCTCATGCCCCATGACTTGATCAACGCCAAGCCCGTCACGGCGGTGATCAAGGAGTTCTTCGGGTCCAGCCAGCTGTCCCAGTTCATGGACCAGACGAACCCGCTGTCCGAGGTGACGCACAAGCGGCGCCTGTCCGCCCTCGGGCCCGGCGGCCTCACCCGCGAGCGCGCGGGCTTCGAGGTGCGCGACGTGCACCCGACGCACTACGGCCGCATCTGCCCCATCGAGACGCCGGAAGGTCCGAACATCGGCCTCATCGCGTCGCTGTCCACCTACGCCCGCGTCAACGAGTTCGGCTTCGTCGAGACGCCGTACCGCAAGGTCGAGGGTGGCTCCGTCACCGGTGAGGTGGCCTTCTACTCCGCGCTCGAGGAGGAGAAGCACACCATCGCCCAGGCCAACGCGGAGATGGACAAGAAGGGCAAGTTCGTCAACCCGACCGTGTCCTCCCGTCGCGCTGGTGACTTCATCCAGCCGAAGGCCGAGGACGTGGACCTGATGGACGTGTCGCCCAACCAGCTCGTGTCGGTGGCGGCCTCGCTCATCCCGTTCCTCGAGAACGACGACGCAAACCGCGCCCTCATGGGCTCGAACATGCAGCGCCAGGCCGTGCCGCTGCTGCGCACCGCCGCTCCGCTCGTGGGCACCGGCATCGAGGCCATCGTGGCCCGCGACTCCGGCGTCACCTGCGTGGCTCGCCGCGACGGCATCGTCGAGTCCGTGGACGCCAGCCGCATCGTCGTCAAGGCCGACAGCAACGCGGCCCTCAACGACGTGTCGTCCGAGGTCGACATCTACAACCTGCTCAAGTACCAGCGCTCCAACCAGAACACGTGCCTCAACCAGAAGCCCATCGTCCGC
This is a stretch of genomic DNA from Hyalangium gracile. It encodes these proteins:
- the rplL gene encoding 50S ribosomal protein L7/L12 translates to MAADINALIDQLSQLTVMEAANLVKELEKKWGVSAAAVAVAPGPGGGGATTAAPAEEKTEFTVVLANAGANKINVIKEIRAITGLGLKEAKDLVEGAPKTVKEGVNKDDAKKIKDQLTAAGATVEVK
- the rpoB gene encoding DNA-directed RNA polymerase subunit beta, whose amino-acid sequence is MPTQIQNNFRVRKTFAKIAKIIDIPNLINIQKQSYEKFLQADIAPEKREDIGLQGVFKSVFPIRDFNETSSLEFVSYHLEKPKYDVDECHQRGMTYSAPIKVVVRLVVWDKDEETGAQSIRDVKEQEVYFGEIPLMTQNGTFIINGTERVVVSQLHRSPGAFFDHDKGKSHSSGKLLYNARIIPYRGSWIDFEFDHKDLLYVRIDRRRKLPATVLIRALGAVADTAKKNPLEFKGSTEEILNYYYATETIYLHSGTEFEKSVELELLPGQRATRDIKTKTGDLIVKKNRKFTRAAIKKLEAAKMKTLPIDADELFTKVSAYDVVDENTGVVVLECNEEVSQEKVEDLLKAGIKEFKVLFIDNLNVGPYLRETLMMDKIETPEQAIMEIYRRLRPGDPPTPETATNLFSNLFFNPERYDLSKVGRLKLNFKFGLEEPLDGQILTKRDILEVIRYLVDLKNGKGAIDDIDHLGNRRVRAVGELLENQYRIGLVRMERAIKERMSLQEIETLMPHDLINAKPVTAVIKEFFGSSQLSQFMDQTNPLSEVTHKRRLSALGPGGLTRERAGFEVRDVHPTHYGRICPIETPEGPNIGLIASLSTYARVNEFGFVETPYRKVEGGSVTGEVAFYSALEEEKHTIAQANAEMDKKGKFVNPTVSSRRAGDFIQPKAEDVDLMDVSPNQLVSVAASLIPFLENDDANRALMGSNMQRQAVPLLRTAAPLVGTGIEAIVARDSGVTCVARRDGIVESVDASRIVVKADSNAALNDVSSEVDIYNLLKYQRSNQNTCLNQKPIVRKGDRVKKGDVIADGPATETGELALGQNVVVAFMPWQGYNFEDSILISERILKDDVFTSIHIEEFECIARDTKLGKEEITRDIPNVGEEALKDLDESGIIRIGAEVKPGDVLVGKITPKGETQLSPEEKLLRAIFGEKAGDVRDSSLRVPPGVVGTVINAKVFSRKGVEKDERAKQIESAEEAKLLKDQNDEIKVLQDSAFNRIRALLRGKEAQGKLVDDKGKILLKKGDILNDELLATVPYKYWAEISVGDPLDGRIRDILKNLEETKEAVKLAFGEKIARIKKGDELPPGVIKMVKVYVAIKRKLAVGDKMAGRHGNKGVVSRIHPEEDMPYLDDGRPVDIVLNPLGVPSRMNIGQILETHLGWAAKGVGEQLQRYIEENYSGEQLKKQLKVVYDDKAFGDFVDTLPDDEVKLLCQRLKKGIHVATPVFDGARESEIHSLFDEARLPRTGQMVLFDGRTGEPFDQNVTVGVMYMLKLHHLVDEKIHARSIGPYSLVTQQPLGGKAQFGGQRLGEMEVWAMEAYGAAYTLQEFLTVKSDDVVGRTRMYEAIVKGDNVLESGLPESFNVLLKELQSLALDVELLESAPPERQRSFGGDFGGGDGEDRKTGTEA